Within Conger conger chromosome 3, fConCon1.1, whole genome shotgun sequence, the genomic segment CTCACTGATTTGAACAAATAATAGGGAAGGTTTTTGATTGGATAATACACATGAGTGAATGACAGTGCATGTACCTCCATGCATTATGGAGTTCATGCTTGACTCTACCATCCCTGTAATTGactgtaatggagtgtgtgtgttttttttaaatagcagtGTAAATCACACCTATGAGGATTCTGTTTTTCATGGCCTAGTGATCACTTACATGATTATAATTGCTCTGCAGTACCGCACAGACTACatagtaaattaataaataacctCCTTTGGCTTCACTGAAGCAATGGCCAActtcttgttgtttttattgagtGCTACATAAGGAGAAATTGACCTGTTACCATAGTCAACATGCCTGTGTTGAAAAGATGCAGGAAATGTGTCAAATTTAAACCGTTATTGAGACGCTGGCCTACATAACACTGCCTAATCTAGCTGTTAAATATTCCAACATctaccaaaaatatatttcctttccccatttgtctctttttctctATTTTACAGGGTGGGGATGTTATCAGACCATTAGACCCTTCTCCACTCTCCTCATCCACCACCCTGCCTCCTCCCCTGATACCTCTACCCACGCGGTCTTCAGAGTACGGAACCGAGGAAGAAGAAGGTATAGAAGAGCCAGTCCTGCCCCAAGATGCCGGGTCAGACCCAGGTGCTGATCTAAGCGAgcctgaggctgcagtggaggCCTACAGTGAGATGGAGAATAGTCCCACACAGATAACGCCAACAGAGGTCCAGCCAGAGCCTCCCAATAACACAGAGGAAGCCACTGCAGGTAATGCAGGTGTCAGTGCTCAGATTCAGTGCAGATGttattcaaaaaataataacatgatCAGACAGttttaaatatgataaaataGTAATATTAATGAATAACATTCATGTTtcaacaagaataataataatagtaatcatTGTGATtgtcataacaataataataataataataataataataataataataataataatctttggTTTTTAACTAAGTccattatttaaatttaaaatgtttcatttgttgACTTCCATATATGTTACTGTATGAAAATCACCTAGGCTCCCAAGCATTATAGGACACACTACAGTCTTTCAGTTTTTTATGCACTgatcattattatattatcaaaTACGAGATTTACTGAATCTTTTGACAGAAAGTTGCAGTACTTATGTTTTGGCCTCCATTGGTGAATAATGAACAAAACAGTTGTGACAAGTTTTTGTTTCAATACAGTTTTTTGTAcacaaaagtgtgactgtaCTTCGTATGCAGATATGCAGTACTAATAACTACAGTATGCAGTTTTTCTTACAAACACATTCCCATATATTTAGGTTCCACAAAGGTGCTAAGTGTCTCCTTACAGCACTGAAAATGGCCACCATCAGTATTATTGTCTAGCTTTCTAAAGATCTTATGATACAGTGGCATTGCTAGCTTCGTAATTGTATGGAAAGTACATTTCTGCAGCAATAAAAACGTTATTCCTACCTACTGTATATGTAAATGATTTTGCTCCATGTCACAACAAAAATTCACACAGATGCAAATTTCAGCATTCAAGAATCCAGTTTCCCTGATACACTGTTACATAGTAAGTTCAGGGGTTTTGGTGAAACATGTCTCATAAAgtctattttaaaataatttcttgACAAATTTGAGGgtgaataatataaaatatattgagATTTTAAATCTCATTCTGTTGGAGGCTTGCAGTCAGCAGCTGCTTTGAATGCTCTCTGTGATTTATTgcgctctctcattctctctcccttccagcAACTGGAGCAGATTCCACAGATAGCAGCATGGGCATGTCAGGGAACCAGGAGGAATTTGATTTGCTATTTGACTCTGTAGTGGAGGAACTGCCAGATGAGGGCCCACCTCCTCTTTCAGACACCGATCTTGCCATCTTCGATCCCTGTGCCAAAGAAGGTCAGACTTAGTCTTAGACACCACTTAATGGTACTTCGCTAGCAATAAATAACACATACctacatttcagtttcattgTGCCACGCACGTGTCAGTACCGTTGTGTAGTATATTTCCATATTATTGAGTTCATGAAGGTACTATAATGTACAAGATTTTCCAGGACTGACCACTCActtaattttatttctttttattataaTGTGCTGAGAGAAATGTAGCAAGAAGGTTCTAGATGACATTATTGCGAAAATCTGAACCATTTTCAATTTGGATTTATTTGGGAATGGAGGTTAAGCCACTGTATGCCTTTCTTCTTTCCTGTCCAATTGTAATGCCAAATTACAGTGCCAATCCTGCTGTAACACTGCAACGTCCCCTGTCAAGGACACAGACTAGAACATGCTTCTTCCAAAACAAAACTCAATATTGAGTCCTATATCTGATCTGTACAGCCTTATGCCAAAAGACTGCATCCTGGGACAGGTACTGGGAGACTGGGGTCACTCAACTGTTTCTTTATTTACTTTGGctacattatgttatgttatgttactccTTAAATTGCTTTATCTTGGTGCTGGTTTGTGATACATTTCGGGATGATTTTCCAATGAGTTGGGAAAACCGAAGTTACAACGTGTGCAGATTTAGCACTTTCTGCATTCTGTGACCATGTAACTGCACAGTCATTGACAGAACTGCATTGTCCAAAATGTCCAACctttcatttaacattttcacatttataaaggCAAGTTTTGGTTTTAGACATGAACATTCCTATGCCAATGAATTATTTACCACTAGAATCCTCTTATGCTGAGGGTCAGAATGATTCTGTCATTATCTTACTCTCCTTTCTGCTCTTCCTCTACTGGTAGACCAACCTAATGCATCACATGACCACTCAGAGCTCCTGTCACTCCCAATGGTCAGTGCCAATAGCACTTTGGAGTCTGTCGAGGAGGCGGGATATCTGACCCAGGCAGCCAATGAACTGAAGGCCGCAAtggaaaaggagaaggagggagaataCAGTGCAGCCATTCTCATATACAAGACTGCTGTGGATATACTGATCAAAGGAGCTCAGGGTGAGATAAAATGGGAAGAGCTGTGCCTAACTGACTATAGGGCCTGTGCTTCACAGGCTGTATTTCAGAATATGCGCTGTTTCACATTGCATTATCTTTAAGCATTACCTACAGTAACCTTACATCAGTACATAGTACCCATCTGCTCAGCAGGATTTGTTATGACCCTGTGGTCTCAAACACGGGCAGCACAGTGGCACACCGGATAGCACTCGCTAAGGTCCTGGATTTGAAAcccggccagggcctctctgtgtggacttCGCATGATCCCccgtgcctgtgtgggtttccactcatctgtttactctggtttcctcccacaatccaaagacatgcagattaggccaCTTgtggggggcattaacagggtgaTGCTGCAAAAGAGCggcataaataataacaataataataataataatcaggtCCAGTGGGGCACATTGCTGTTAGCCATCTCATACCGTGGGTGTTGGTAGCGATGAGGGGGATGCTGATTCCCCCGTCTCCGTGTCCTGTCTCAGGAGACCCTGACCTCCAGCGCAGGGAGTCGGTGAAGAAGAAGACGGCTGAGTACCTGAAGCACGCTGAGACGCTGCTGGCCCTGCAGAGTGCCaatcccactcccactcccactcccacgcAAGACCAGGAGCACTCCTGAGACACTCCTGCAGGCACATGCGCTCCAACTGCGAATTTTAACCTACTCctactacacatacacacacacacacacacacacacacagtcctagcACAAAGCGTAATGAAATGATAATCTTACTAAACTGAATCTAGGTGTGCAACAAACTGGATCTGATAAGCCTTAATGATActaatttacttaatttatttttccctaCAGTCACAATTTTCTGTCAGTGTTTAAATGTACATAATATTTTGTTAGTACACCTGATTTATTTGAAagactgttgtttttcttttgagcAAAGGAACATTAAATTTGTAAAGTGATGTCTGTTATTTCACTGATTGTAATATCAAAATCCGTCTACTAGGTGTCACTGTGGGGTGAGGTTATTTATCCCGAGCAAGACATCCACAATGGTTAAATCTCTGTCAAAAAGAGACACCCAGAGGAATTTCCTCTTACACCTAGCCCCTTTCCTGGACTGGAGtgcaggggggtgagggggggggggggagataacAAAATCGGATGAGGAAAAGGCCGAGGTGATTAAAGGATAAACTTGGATGATCTGGATCCTACCCGACAGAAAAGAAAGCCTCTTTTCTGGTGTCTCTCAGTgtatttttctctctttgtgTGCCTCTCCCTGGGCTGTTATTTTGGGAGActggagagggagtggggacAGGAACTGTGAGGGcgagaaaaaacagaaatgcggaaaaagagggagaggtggagagtgtCAGTGCATTAACATGCAGCACATGTCCGTTTTCTCTCTCtggcacctctccctctcgctctctttctctccactgTCCAGGACAATTATGCCATCAACACACTCCAGTCAGAGAGAGGATAATTGCAAACtgagagtgtctgtgcgtgaatataaatgtatatataacctgtatgtgcctctgtgtcagcagtgtgtgcgagtgtgtgaataCAATGTATATGAACTCTTCAGCCCCTCtgttctgtggtgtgtgtgtgtgtgtgtgtgtgtgtgtgtgtgtgtgtttgaggtaggtggggtgggggtgcctGTGCTTTTTGTGAGTAAGGGCCAATTGGGTCACAGTGTAGAGAAGCTGTTTGCTCAAATAATGGGGCTCTGAGCTACTTTGTAATAAACTGATGTAGAAATGTATACTGCTAGATATGCAGTCCTTCGACACTGCTACACGCTCCTAACTAAGAACTCACAACGCTGATATTTTTTAGAGGACACAAACACGCATTGTTGGAAAATGCACACACTTTTATGTTTTCCATGGTGTCCCTGCAATTGTCCATTTCCGTTTCAGGCTgtgtccaaacacacacacacacacacacacacaccttctttTCTGTTCGCCCTCTGTCCATGGGAACCTCCCTCCGTCATCTTTGTTCCACAGTCCTCTTTCACATTAcgctctctcattcactctgttCCTGCCGCATTAcatctcagtctctctgtcacCTTGCCCAGGGCTGTGTGAGTACTCCCTTTTTCTCTCAAAGGGAATCAATAGACAAACACTTTTGTTGCCCATCGATCCCCTCATATTTCCCTCTTCatgtcctcccccccccccccccaacccccacctctctctttctctcacacacaccgacatcGGCAACAGATTTGTCAAATTCATCCGGTCTCCTCATGCTGCTACATTAAACAAAACAGATAACTCAATGTCTGCATGATCTCAGTTCTGTGACTGAATGCCAAATTGAACTCTTAACATGAGCAATGTTCCCCATACGGCATATGCATTGCCCATACAGATAGTCCTTCAAGTGGTATAACGGTatgtttttttgaaaacaaGTTCAGACAACCGCttgaaaaataacaatttttaatGATCGAAAGGTCATTTTTTCGTTTCGTATCGATCGATTTTCCTTCCTTTAAAAGGCTTCTTTTGTTGGATGCCATGTTTCCATAACAACCGTGTTACCTTTTTGGTTATTGCATATTGCAGTTGTTTTCAGATGGCTGTGATGTTGTACTGAAGTGGCCGAGGACGAGGGTGGGTGCGCGTGAAAGGGGAGACAAACCAAAGCACGCAGACAAACCAGGGACAGAgataaaaagggagagagaaaagggggagagaCTGAATGCAGGGGCTTTCAGTAACCTGTCAAGATATGAGTGGAAGCTTTGAATGAGACAGTATGTATGATGTGAGCATTATCTGGGTGTGAGGTGTAACAGTAATGCGTGTACCGTACAATTGTGTTTTTTAGCTTGATTCTAAATTTTGCAGCAAATGACGTTAACATCTGGCTGCGTGATATTTTAGAGAGcttggaaaaatatatttttttaaagcaaatataAATGTTATGACCTCCGTTTATCTGGTGTGCTGTAGATCCTCAGGGAGGAGCGATGtccatgttttattattgtttatagCCAGGCCAAAAGAGGAAGTagaaaagttacattttctctACAAGGTCACATGTCCACATCAATAGTTCTGTTCCACACCTGTCCTGCCACCTCTGAACTAGCACACACAATCTTTCCTCTTTAGCTCTATTTAATTGTGTACATTCTCACAGTCAGTCACGTAGCCTacctgtggtgtgtgtattgttGAAGAGAGGTTATTCCTTGAGAGGAATGGAGGTATTCAGTATGCTAAGATGTATTACTAAAATATTTGATAATATAATGGAATAACTTTTGTAATAAGTGCAGTTTATATCACTAATATCAGCACTGCTGTTGGTGTTCTGTTTGCACAATACAATCAAAATTGATTTGACAATATGAAAAATGACATAAAGTTAAAATAGGTACATGCATATGCATTCTATCCTGATTTCAAGTCTTGTCACTGTACCAATGTTTAAGAGTAATTTTCTCTCAGGAATTTTCACGGATAAACGTCCATGGATAAACGTCCATGACCCCAATGAAAGCTGAACAATACAGTAGAGGTAGAAAATCTGGGCAACAAAATTCCCCACTTGGTTTAGGGTGTGATGAGAACCAATTACATTGCAGATTTTCGGACCAAATTAATTCTGATTGGAGCAGTCGGCTGCTCGGTGTGGTGCCCCacgtggaggaaaggagggggggatCCCGGTGTGAGTGACGTTAGGTGGAAGGGGTcagcagggggggaggggcggctTGCGAACCTAAACGCCTACTGTGCAATTAGAGCAcggtagacagagagagaggatgacagatagagagagattgGAATAGCAATAACAGGAAATTCAGCCAGCGTTTTCCGAGTTTGATGTCCGCTAAAGCCGATCGGTCGGAACGAGGACAGGAGTAATGcttaaaagaaataaagaattgTATTTATAAAAAGTCACCGAAAGAAGTCAGTTCACGTTGAAAATTGTGTGAGTTACGTTAAAATCTATTTCAATGTGTATCTGTCTTTGGGTGTGTAAATCTGTCCGTCTATCTGCGACATACGTACTGTCAGttgctgaatgttttttttaatcctgaGTTTTTCTGGGCGAACAGATGGCTGTCGTAGCGTGACAATAGTTTAGTGCCAGAAAAATAACTTTTACTCGGATATAGAGAATTGTGTCGTTCTGCTGCCGCTATTTCGTCTCttaatgtcccccccccccccccccctattctGACTAGCTgaatattgttgttttattttcttagtaCCAAATGCAATGCACTCACGAACTGATCATCGTGTAGCAATTGTGTCGTATTTAAGATACCGATGAATAATAGATATTAATCTATTTTTAGCTTGGAATACTGTGATAATATTTTTAACTGGATTGCCCTATTTTACATTAAACGGGCACCCAGAAGAGGCACTTTGGATGTGAGATCCAAAACGACTGATGGACCGCCCAGTGCACAGCATTATCAGAAGCACTGTaacctctctctcgctctctcgctctcgcccTTTGTCTTAATTTAAATCGTGTTGATTTAAAATAGTTTGATTGAAATGCCTGTGTTTGAGCAACATGAAACTAGACTGCATTCAACTATATAATTCCGATTCAGAAACTGTACCCTCGCACAACACCTGTTCGCTCGTGCGCACTCACGCGCATGCCTGACAAAACTAAATGCACATACCAACGAATTACCGTTTCGTAGTTAGTCATCTCATCTTGTTTTCCTAAATCTTGAAAACTTCACACGCCAATGCCGagtgtacatttttgtaaaacttTGATGTCGAGTGCTGTGTTAAAGGGACCGTATCAATTTATGTTTCTAAGGATGAAtagcctttatttttttaacaatcgTAGAAGCTAAAACATAGAAGCTAAAAGCGGCTATGCAACCAAAAGGTGGTTTGACCACTTTGGAATAGGCTATAGGGTATGAAATGTATGcgcgataataataataataataatcatcatcatcatcatcgttatTATCTTCATTGTGATTGCCACagcatttatttaatattgcttgtgtgtatgtggcctTTGTATAGGCCTATATGCGCAGCAAAAGGGCTTGATCTGTGTAatgatgtaaatatgtaaagacttaaaaaaaaaaaaactattcgtATATTTTTTAgttgatatattattattattattattattattattattattattttcatcatcatcatgattatgattataaaataaatagtttatcTTTTTGTCCGTTATAAAAGGCAGGTTATGAAGATTTTCTGACTTGAAAGGCCTAAACAATGCTGCAGACTGACCAATCATTCTGAAACAAACTTGGAAATGGCAGTTATGTATAATATCGTAAACCAGTTATCCATTTAGTGTACATCAACCATGATTTTCTCTCTGTTCACCTGACATCGTCTGCCGGTGGAAACCATTATCATGCAGGCACAAAATAATAGTAGCCTCTCATATTATGTCCAccactgtgtttttgttttgcatttgttgCAAGTCAGTGAATGCAGCTGTGTATTGGtgtaatttctgtgtgtgtcgcTGTTTCAGTTATTTTGTGTGTCAGAGATGTGTGAAtgttgagggggtgggggggtggggggtggggtaaaCAATCTGAATAAACAATAAGTGCAGCTGTCTGTAGCCTGATAacagaagagggagaggaggagggtgcACAGGAGAACTGGAGTGGGTGGTATTTGATAGTGTCTATTGATTTATTATAAATAACACCATAATTAGTAGTTGTGAAGGTTGAAGTACAGTGGAACTATAATAAATTTTTTTTGGTCATCACAGCCATAATTGCCCATAGCTGTCAGTATCTTTTCAATtggcctctctttctcttccagaGGACAATACACTTAGGAGAGGAGTAAACCAGTTGGCCAATGGATTCCCCTTCTGACCATTTTGGCCACCAGCCCTCCCAAATCTACCCCTATCGCCTGTACAGCAGCCCCCCTGGGGCCACCCCCTCTGCCCCAAGCTACCCCAGCGGCAGCCCCCCTTCTTACCCCCTAATCTCACGCCTCATGCACTCCGGTGGCCCTCAGAACTGCAGCATGTTCGCTCACCGCCCGGACGCCGACAGCAGCTTCGCCGAGTCCAGCTCggacagggaggaggaggagggcgaagGGCAAGACGCGGGTGGGGTAGGGGCCAGGGCGGGCGTTCCTCCTCTGTCACACCTCTTTGTGGGGGGGAAGAGGCAGCACGGGGCTGAGATAGGAGACTGGTGCCAGGAGCTCATGAGGATGAAGAGGCTGAGGGTGGAGAGCACCATGAgcggggtgggagagaggggggagcgagagggggcgcaggggaggggggacaggagggctggggggggcgcacagggcaggagggggagcAGGGAGGGCAGGCTGCGGGCCAGGCAGGAGCTCAAGGTGAAGCTCCTGGAGACCCGGGGGAAGCTTCTGGAACTGCAGGAGAAGGTGCGGCAGGCGTACAGCGAGCAgtggggggaggaagaggagcagagcggagcgagCGGAAGAGGGGGAAGCAGAGGAGGTGAGGATAGAGGGATAGATCGGGACGAAGGGGCAGAGGAGTTTGCGGAGGTCGAGGAGGGGAGCGGCCCTGACGGGGGCTGCTCTCGGAGGTCTCTCCCACACCGAAGCCTTGATGTCCGTTTCCATAGAAATAAAAACGACCTCAGCGACAGGGTCATCCAGGAGAGGGAACCCGACGGAGGCAGAGTTTGGCTGGGCTGCGGTGTAGCGAGGGGGGAGTGGGAGGTGGGCGGCCAGAAATTTGTTCAGGCTCTCAAGCAAGAGCTGAGCAGTGCCGTGGCAAGAGTCATCGACCGGGTGGTCCACCTCTACGGTCAAAGCAGGGCTGCCTCCATGGTCAGCCCGCCCCCTGTGGAAGGGCCAGGACGGAAAGGGGAGGGGAAATCGAGGCCGAACGGGGCGCCGCCCTCTCTGGAGCCGCCGGAAGCCGTGCCCTTAGTCGCCAAGACCCCCCAGAGCAAAAAACCCGCCCTGACCCAGAACACCCAGCAAACCGCCCAGCTGCCCCAACTCAACCCTGGCCTGCCCCACCTGCCCCACTCACACctccctgccctgctgcccACCCGTGCCAAAGACCCCTTCCTGCCCTCATACCCCCCGGGCCCCCCTCCCTTAAACCTCCCCCTACTCCACTACACCATGCAGCACCTCTTTGCACGTTCCCTGTCCAACCTGCCCCTTCCGAAAGATTGCCTCTCTCCCGATGCCTTCCTGGACTTTCGGCCCCACACACCTTCCTTCCCGTCACTCCCCCTGCTGGGGCCTCTAGAGCCCCCGCTCTCCTCGGCCGAGAGAGGCCGGGACGGGGGCATGAGGGGCGTTCCCGGGGGGTCAGTGGGGGGATACGTGGACGGAGGGGACTCctccctctacctccctccAGGGTCAATATCCTTTCATCTGGGCCTGGGGcgggggagaggcagggagatgGTGACACAGAGAGGTACACAGACCGGAAAAAAGAAGGTAgcagacacacagtgacagagGTAGACACACTCCAGTGACAATGAATGATGTACTGTGTTTGTACTGTGAAACGTTGTAGgtcagagacagaaagagagagacagggaaaacTTCAACAGGCTGGACTCAATCAGAGATTATTGGAATGCAGTCAATATTTTGCTGTATTGTGATAAAACATGTACCTTAAAAATGTATGGTATATGTTTTATAACAATACAGTTTTAGCAAAATATTGACTGCGTTCCAATAATCTCTGATTGAGTCCAGCCTGTTGAAgttttccctgtctctctctttccaggAGAGGGAACCGGACGGAGGCAGAGTTTGGCTGGGCTGTGGTGTAGCAAGGGGGAGTGTCTTtttatatgtataaaaaaaacatttatttaccgTTTTATATGTAGCAATTATACAATTTATAATTTCTTATTCTTTTATGATTTTCACTGaatttatgaattattaatttgTATTACTTTCTTTACTTGCAAAACAGCTCAGTCTAAATTTCATTGAATTTGAAGTTAATTGAATCAGAGTGTGTAAATTAAAGGGAGAAAAGTGATCATGATGATGAGACTGCATTTttacagaacacatttgaagTAAATTAATCGTGCTGACTGAGTGTTTGTGGGTGAATGACTGGGGGGAGGAGAAAATGAGAATATTCCTTAACAGGCTGCACTCGCAGGAGGGGCTGTCTCCTTGCCACTTAAAGAAAGCCAAGCTCATGTTCTTCTACGCGCGCTACCCCAGCTCCAACACCCTCAAGACCTACTTCCCAGATGTCAAGGTACTCTGTCCTTCTAAGCATTTCATCTTTTCATTACCACACCCATGAAAAACTATCTttgtaacaccccccccccccccttctttcagaaacacagaaacaattaaAATGAGGGACCTCTCTGTATATATAGAATATAccataataaataacaatgcaGCTCGTGTTAGGCTCTGGACTTTGGTGCAGTACTGAATTGTTGGGGTATTTTTCAATCATACACAGGTATCATGGTGAGGTGAATTTGTAGGAAATGTAATTACGTACAGTTACACTGTGGGGTTCATTCACAACTTTAAAGGATGTAATTattttatacagtcccctccacaAGTATTgaaaggtcaattcctttgtttttgctacacACTGtagagtttgaggtcaaagtatgtacatgaaatgacaggtccagatttcagcttttatttcctgctattttttaatctagatttgttaaacaacttagaacagagcaccttttgtatcagaccacccaattttcaggtgagaaaaagtgttggaacatgtgactgacaggtgtttcttgttgcccagatgtgtcctgttcgattgattggttaaacaataaatagttctgaatgtctactcttggttttactGAAATATTGTGAGTGCggtgaagaaaaaacccaaaacatcagtcaccACAAACAATCCCCACTGGGCAGGGGTGAagatatctcaatcaactgtttg encodes:
- the snx15 gene encoding sorting nexin-15 → MSRKTKEEYYRSFSVTDPRTHEKGHTEYRITARFVSKKRPEDVKEVVVWRRYSELKKLHGELSYTHRNLFRRQEEFPPFPRAQLFGRFDEAVIEERRNAAEAMLLFTTSIPALYNSPQLKDFFRGGDVIRPLDPSPLSSSTTLPPPLIPLPTRSSEYGTEEEEGIEEPVLPQDAGSDPGADLSEPEAAVEAYSEMENSPTQITPTEVQPEPPNNTEEATAATGADSTDSSMGMSGNQEEFDLLFDSVVEELPDEGPPPLSDTDLAIFDPCAKEDQPNASHDHSELLSLPMVSANSTLESVEEAGYLTQAANELKAAMEKEKEGEYSAAILIYKTAVDILIKGAQGDPDLQRRESVKKKTAEYLKHAETLLALQSANPTPTPTPTQDQEHS
- the prox3 gene encoding prospero homeobox 3, with the protein product MDSPSDHFGHQPSQIYPYRLYSSPPGATPSAPSYPSGSPPSYPLISRLMHSGGPQNCSMFAHRPDADSSFAESSSDREEEEGEGQDAGGVGARAGVPPLSHLFVGGKRQHGAEIGDWCQELMRMKRLRVESTMSGVGERGEREGAQGRGDRRAGGGAQGRRGSREGRLRARQELKVKLLETRGKLLELQEKVRQAYSEQWGEEEEQSGASGRGGSRGGEDRGIDRDEGAEEFAEVEEGSGPDGGCSRRSLPHRSLDVRFHRNKNDLSDRVIQEREPDGGRVWLGCGVARGEWEVGGQKFVQALKQELSSAVARVIDRVVHLYGQSRAASMVSPPPVEGPGRKGEGKSRPNGAPPSLEPPEAVPLVAKTPQSKKPALTQNTQQTAQLPQLNPGLPHLPHSHLPALLPTRAKDPFLPSYPPGPPPLNLPLLHYTMQHLFARSLSNLPLPKDCLSPDAFLDFRPHTPSFPSLPLLGPLEPPLSSAERGRDGGMRGVPGGSVGGYVDGGDSSLYLPPGSSQEGLSPCHLKKAKLMFFYARYPSSNTLKTYFPDVKFNRCITSQLIKWFSNFREFFYIQMERFARQAVREGIMGAGEVPLRLRRDSELYRILNLHYNKSNDYHVPDRFVEISELALREFFTAIQAGRDTDPCWKKSIYKIICKLDSPVPDCFRLPGCPTDTSTG